The nucleotide sequence GAGGTGGCGCTTATAATGATCGCACCGTTGGCAACTACAAAGACATCACCGAACAGCTACAGGGTGGACAATTTGCTTTTGGCAATATCGTCACCTACTTGGTACAAATTGAAGTAGCCAAGAATGCTGTTGATCCCGTTCAGTTTGCCGAGTTTGATTTTGGCTTTCTTGCCGATAGTACCGGACAAAGTGGTGCGGCTCAAATTGATATTGTCAACGTAGCCGTAAACTATGGAAATGTCGAAAATGGTGACAACGGGACAGATAGCAATGGAGGTAAAGGCGTTTATGGTCTAGATAGCGGCATCTATGACGATTACCAGGGAAATACAGCCCTTGATAAAAACGGTATTTTAGGCAGTACAGCTATCCTTGTACCTGGCAGTGAAAAAATAGTCGACCCAAAAAGCGGCTTAGAAGTGGCTCCCTACACCAAAGGATCACAATTACAGGGTACTGTCCGCATTAGCGACCTCGAAGCCGGCGAAAAAATTGTCGTGCGGATCGATGTATTACTGGCAAATTTAGCTGCTAGTAATCCCACTGGAAACCTACAGGGGGAACTCTTAGGAGGGCGCGTGGTTGATGCTAATGGTAATTTTCTGGATAAGATCAACACCGGTCAGCAGACTATCCCCTTCCTCAAAATTGGTCAAATTGCCAATGTCAGTAGTCCAGCACTCAACGTCGTTAAAACTGCCGACAAGAGCCAAGTTGACTGGGCCGGACAAGTAATCACCTATACCTACACCGTCACCAACACAGGCAATGTTAGCTTAAGTGGCATTAATTTGGTAGATGATAACTTTACTGCTACTGACACTTCGGATGATTTGGTGCTAAGTGCCACACAAAAGAGTGTTAATGGCGATGATGTCTTGGATGTGGGCGAAACCTGGACTTACAGCTATCAATACGCCGTAACTCAAAATGACCTCGACAAAGGAGGACAATTAGTCAATATTGCTACCGCCTCCAGTACCCAAGCCGCCACTAAACAAGACTCCGAAACCGTTGAAATTCTTCAAAAACCCGACCTAGCAGTGGTTCAAGCCGCCGACAAGAGCCAAGTTGACTGGGCCGGACAAGTGATCACCTATACCTACACCGTCACCAACACAGGCAATATTAGCTTAAGTGGCATTAATTTGGTAGATGATAACTTTACTGCTACTGACACTTCGGATGATTTGGTGCTAAGTGCCACACAAAAGAGTGTTAATGGCGATGATGTCTTGGATGTGGGCGAAACCTGGACCTACAGCTATCAATACGCCGTAACTCAACATGACCTCGACAAAGGAGGACAATTAGTCAATATTGCTACCGCCTCCAGTACCCAAGCCGCCACTAAACAAGACTCCGAAACCGTTGAAATTCTTCAAAAACCCGACCTAGCAGTGGTTCAAGCCGCCGACAAGAGCCAAGTTGACTGGGCCGGACAAGTGATCACCTATACCTACACCGTCACCAACACAGGCAATGTTAGCTTAAGTGGCATTAATTTGGTAGATGATAACTTTACTACTACTGACATTTCGGATGATTTGGTGCTAAGTGCTACACAAAAGAGTGTTAATGGCGATGATGTCTTGGATGTGGGCGAAACCTGGACCTACAGCTATCAATACGCCGTGACTCAAAATGACCTCGACAAAGGAGGACAATTAGTCAATATTGCTACCGCCTCCAGTACCCAAGCCGCCACTAAACAAGACTCCGAAACTGTTCAAATCATTCAAAAACCCGACCTAGCAGTGGTTAAAACCGCCGACAAGAGCCAAGTTGACTGGGCCGGACAAGTGATCACCTATACCTACACCGTCACCAACACAGGCAATATTAGCTTAAGTGGCATTAACCTGGTAGATGATAACTTTACTGCTACTGACACTTCGGATGATTTGGTACTAAGTGCCACACAAAAGAGTGTTAATGGCGATGATGTCTTGGATGTGGGGGAAACCTGGACTTACACCTATCAATACGCCGTGACTCAAAATGACCTCGACAAAGGAGGACAATTAGTCAATATTGCTACTGCCTCGAGTACCCAAAGTGCGGCTAAACAAGACTCCGAAACCGTTGAAATTATTCAAAAACCCTCGATTGAAATAGACAAAATCACGACTGACGGGTTAGTCAAAGGGGATAATGTCGGGATTACGGCAGGACAAGCAATTAATTGGGTGTATGTAGTCAAAAATACTGGTAACGTCAGCCTATCTAATATTAGCGTGACCGACGATAAAGTCCAACAAGAATTAATCAAGCTAGTCAATAATGGTGACGGAGATACCATTCTAGCTCCCAATGAAACTTGGATTTACAAAGCCGACGGCATTGCTATCACTGGTAACTATCAAAACCTGGGTACAGTTAGCGGTGACTACTCTGGCGGACAAATCACAGACAACGATACTAGCTCCTACCTTGGTATCCAGGCCCCTGGGGTGCGGACACCCGGCTTTTGGATTAACTGGACTCAAGTATGGGATGGGAATGCGGCTAATGACACAGAATTCGCCGGTCGTTCAAATTTCCCCATGAGTGACATTCTGCTGCAACCTTATTCAGCTTCTAGCAATGCTCCTAACGTTATTGATCCCGTGACCGGAAAATCAAGCGTAGGGATTCTCATCGGTGACTATAACCGAAACGGAATCACCGACAATGGAGAGCGAACAATTTTCTACAGTCTCGACGAAGCAAAAACCATTCTTGCCGCCTCCAACAAAGTGCAAGAAGACAAGCGCTACACCCTTGATCGCTCTTTAGTTGCCTCCTGGCTTAATTATCTAGCCTTTAATCCGGCTCCCATTAAAGATATCAACGACGGCATTGCCTGGATACAAACCCATACTGCCGACGAAAATCAGGACGCAATTGGGGATGGAAGTTTAGTGGTGGGTGCATCAACTTATAAACTAAATGCGAGTTCGCCATTTTGGAATGTAGCCGCTCCACTGGCTAATTTATCCTCTGGTCAATCCATTAATACGGCTCTCGACAACTACAACAACTTCGGTTTATCTTAATTGTCTAGTGTCAATATTTTTTAGCTTAAATAGATCTGGGTAGGCCATGCCTACCCATCTAAACAAGTCAGGAGATAGGAGGCTTAAAAATTGCCAGAAAAATAACGTTTTTTTCAATTAACAAGTTAAATATAAAAGTTAAAATTCTAAAAAACTTCTCTCTTGAGAAAGATGTTTGCTCCAACTCGTAGCAACAGTAATTAAAATTTTGGGATTCGCTAAAAGTCAACGAGAAACTATACTTTAGAAGCGGTCGACAAAATAGCTACTAGCCTCAAACAACTGCCACTTATTTTTCCTAATGTTCTACCTTGGGGCGGGTAAAATCTTCAATTTAAATCTCTCTTTCGGTATAGCAAATCATTAATAAAATCTTGAAAAATAGGGATAAAGCTATTTAAACGACCAAGAGTTAAGGCCGATAGCACAGATGAGGGAAAACAATCGTGGCTAAAGTCAAAAATATTCTCGATCTAATTGAAGAAGATCACCGTAAGGTAGAAAAACTCCTGCAAGAGATTGAGAAAACCAAAGATCCCCAAAAAAGTCAAGAGATTTTTAAAGAAATTTACAAAGAGTTAAACCTTCATGCTCAGGCAGAAGAACTGGTGTTTTATCCGGCCATGCAAGAGTATGAAGAAACCAAGCAGTATATTGAAGAAGCAGAACAGGAACATATTTCTGCTGAAATCATTCTCGAACAGTTAACCAGTATCAGTGCCGAAGATTCTGAATTCTCAACAAAGATACAAGACTTAAAACAACAAGTCAAGCACCATGTTGAGGAAGAAGAAAAAGAAATTTTTGCGGCAGTTCGTCAGTATATAGATGAACAAGAATTAGAACAAATGGGAAAAAAGTTTCAAGCAACTAAGCTGCGCCTCGCGCCAAATATTGAAGTAGCAATGGCTTAAGCTTTTCTCAAGCTAAACATTATAAATTTTGAATGAAATAATTTTGCTGTAATTATGACACAAACGCCTAATATTCCCCCCCTTATTGAAAGTGATGAGCGAGAGTACCGTGATACTGGTGTACCCAGTACAGTAGCTATTGCAGGACATCCCATACATCCATTATTAGTCACTTTTCCCATTGCTTTTCTCTGTGCCGTATTAGCAACGGACTTGGCCTACTGGCTGACTCAAGATCTATTTTGGGCTAGAGCTTCTATGTGGCTGATTGGTGCTGGTGTAGTGACAGGGATTATTGCCGCCATTACGGGATTAATGGACTTTTTGAAAATAAATCGAGTGCGGCAACATAGTGCAGGATGGATTCATTTGATTGGAAATGTGGCAGCACTGGCACTTTCGCTGATTAATTTTGGCTTGAGATGGGGCAATCAAGCAAACGCCATTGTTCCCACAGGAATTATTGTCTCATTAGTAGTCGCCACGACATTAGGGGTGACAGGATGGTATGGTGCTGAATTAATTTATCGTCATAAAGTCGCGGTTATTGGTTATGGCCCCAATGAAAGACCCTAAAATTTATAGCTAATCTCCTGTAGATAATAACTCTTTGCTCAGGCACTCCTATCAACAGGAAGTGCTTGTTTTTAGGCCAAATGTCATCTATCTCGACTTTTCCCTGATATTGTCAGCAAAATAAGTCCCAGCACATCAATAAAGGGCACAATATAGGCGAAATGTAACAATTTTTTAGCCTTACCTACTGTCTAACCTCACAGTCTCTTGAATTGGTTGCTAGGATGTACGTTACTAAAAACCTTTACTGTACAATAATTCTAGCTTTCTAGAATTTTAAGAGTCATTCTAGAATTTTTCTCAACTATTTAACGTGACTACGTCACTCTAGCATATTGAAAGAGGTTTGTGTGAAGTTAGCTGAAGTTCAAGAGAATATGCAAAAGACCATTGAGGCCACTCAACGATCTTTTAACACCATTCGTACAGGTCGCGCTAATGCTTCGTTATTGGATCGGGTAACGGTAGAATATTATGGGACAGAAACACCTTTAAAGTCTTTGGCCAATATCACCACCCCAGACGCGACGACCATCGCTATTCAGCCCTATGATAGATCTAGTCTGGGCAAAATCGAAAAAGCGATTCAAATGTCTGATGTAGGACTAACTCCCAATAATGATGGTCAAATCATCCGCTTGAATATTCCCCCTTTAACCAGTGATCGCCGTAAAGAACTGGTTAAACTAGCTGGGAAATTAGCAGAAGAGGGTAAAGTCGCCGTTCGTAACATTCGCCGAGATGCGATCGATGCTATTCGCAAACAGGAGAAAAGTCACGAAATTTCCGAAGATGAAGCTCGTAATTTACAAGATGATATTCAAAAGATTACTGACGAATATAATGCCAAAATTGACGAGTTATTAAAGGCTAAAGAAAAAGACATCACCACTGTCTAAATATTTAGTTTTTTGCCAGGTCCCACAGCGAAAAATCTGTGGGATTTTTGATGAGGTTTGCCAAAGAGGACGATGCTACTTAATGTTTGATAAACTAAGTGAATGCGGCTAAAGCATAAACTCTTTCATTCATCCTCACAAAATCTCGATAAGATATGACACTCACTCACATCCCAGAGGGAGAAGAACGACAAGTTCAAACCACAAGCGTGGCCTCCATTGATGGCGCTCCCGTCGCCTATATCGTCGTTTTAGCCGCCGTTACGGCAGCACTGGCTTTTATTCCCTTTACGATCATCCTAGCATCAGGTGGCGGAATGCCCATGAGTCAGTTTATCTATCCCTTGCTCGGATGGATACTCGGACCACTTGCCGGAGGATTAGCCAGTGGTATGGGGATGTTAATTGGTGCTTTTTTTGCTCCCTATACGGCAGGAATGCCGATTTTTTCAGTGACGGGAGCCTTTCTAGGAAGCTTTACCGCCGGAGCAATGGTTTTAGGTTACAGGCGGAAATACTGGTGGCTGGGATTAACCATTTTGTTCACATTTGCCTATTGTTTCTATGTCCGCCAAGCCCTTCACAATGGTGTCAGTCCTAAGATCATCTTTCTAGGTTCTTTTATCGATTGGTCGGGCCTTGTATTATTCGCTTTACCCACTCGAACCTTATTTGCTCGCTGGATCAACAGTAACAAACTTATTCCTTTAATAGCAGGTTTATTCTTAGGAACCTGGACCGTCTCTGGAGTGGGCCATCTCAGCGCGAGTGCGATCAATTACTATTTGTATAATTGGCCCGAAGAAATTTGGATTGCGCTTATTCCGATTATGCCCGTAGAAAACTTGTTTCGTTGTGTGGGCGGGACAATCATTGGTGTTGGGGTAATTTCTGGACTGAGGGAGATAAATTTAGTTAAACCTAGAGAAGCTATTTATTAATATGAAAGCGATCGCCACTTTAGAAAAAGTTTCTTATCTTTACCCCTCTTCAAGGGATGCGGTACTAAAAGATATCTCCCTAGAAATTTACCCAGGAGAATTTTTAGGACTGATAGGCCCGACGGGTGCGGGGAAATCAACCCTTTGTCTCGCCCTCAATGGAATAGTCCCCCAATTTTACGGGGGGCGCTTTTTTGGCCATATTACTGTAGCCGGAAAAGATACTCTCGATAGTCCCATCACAGAATTATCTCGTTATGTGGGGATGGTATTTGAAGACCCCGAAATGCAACTCACCTCGACTTCGGTAGAAAATGAAATCGCTTTTGCGCTGGAAAATTTATCGGTTCCTAGAGATGAAATTATCAGCCGCATTCCCCGAGTCTTAGAAGCAGTGCGCCTAGAAGGTTATGAGCAAAAAAATCCTCAAGAGTTATCCGGCGGACAAAAGCAACGTTTAGCCATTGCTTGTGTTTTGGCCCTACAACCGAGTCTATTGATTCTCGATGAACCTACCTCTCAATTAGATCCGATCGGTTCAAACGAAGTTTTTGCTACTGTTAAAGAACTCAATCAAGAGCTAGGTATTTCTATTCTTATGGTTTCTCATGCGGCTGAAGAAATGGCTCAATTTGCTGATCGCATGGCTTTTTTATCGGATGGGAAACTGTTAGCTTTAGGAACCCCTGACCAAATTTACTCCCAGGTTGAACAATTAACTCAACACTATCTGCGCCCCCCTCAAGCGGCTCAAACTTTTTATTTAATCACAGAGCGGCAAATTCCCATTAGTCAAATTCCGGTTACCCTCCCTCCGAGTTTAGCCCTCCTGGTCGCCTTATCCCAAAAAGCTCAAATCACTCCACCCCCTCAATTTCTGACACCGCCAGAGAGAACAGAACCCCCTTTGCTATGTGTAAAAAACCTCATCCATACCTATCAAGATGGAACCCAAGCCTTACGAGGAGTATCTTTAGATATTCATCCGGGGGAATATGTGCTGATTGTGGGGCAAAATGGAGCCGGCAAAAGTACCCTAGTCAAGCATTTCCTCAACCTCCTACAACCTTCTCATGGCAAGGTGTATGTTAATAATCGAGAGACTAGCACCCTCTCAGTCAGCGATTTAGCGCGTTCCATCGGCTATGTGGCTCAAAATCCCGATCAGCAAATTTTTAACACTACCGTAGAAAAAGAAGTCACTTTTGCTTTGCGAAATCTCGGTTATTCCCGCAAAATGATCGAGCAACGGACCTCCTCTAGCCTTAAAGATATGGAGTTATGGGAAGTTCGTCATGTTCATCCCCTGGCTTTACCGAAAGGCGATCGCGCTCGAATCGTCATTGCCGCAATTTTAGCCATGAACCCAGAGATTGTGATTTTTGATGAACCTACCATCGGACAAGATTATCGGGGAGCCTGTTCTATTTTAGATGTGAGTCGTCAATTACATCAAAAGGGAAAAACGGTTATTGTCATTACTCATCATTTATATTTGATGGCTGAATATGCCGAGCGAGTGATTGTCATGGGACAAGGAACGATCCTACTCGATGCCCCTATCCGCCAAGCTTATCATCAAACAGAACTGTTACAATCTACCTATTTAACTCCCCCTCAAGCGGTTTTGTTAGCTCAAAAACTCGCTGAACTTACAGGACAAGATTACCCTTTATTAACGCCTCAAGAGTTGGCCAATTGCTTTGTACCTCGTCAGTCTAGTTAGGAGATAAGATTATGGGAATTGCCAATTTTCAAACCGTAAAACGAGATTCTATCTTTACTCGTATCGACTTCCGCAGCAAATTGGTGATTATGGTAACAGTTACCCTCATTGCCTTTATCTGGGAAAGTCCAATTACCGGCGGCTTTTTAACCTTAACTGTGGTCATTGCTTGTCTATTAGCAGGAGTTAAGTTAGATTATCTCGGCACTCTTTTAAAGATTATGCTCCCCTTTTATCTGTTTCTTTTACTGAGCATGGGCTTTTTTAATATCACTCAGGTCAAATTATTAACCCATAAGCAAGAATTAACCACCTTATTAACGGTTCCTGCCCATTGGTGGATTTTGGGTGGCGCAAAAATGTCGGTAGAAGGGCTTTTATATGGCGTAAATGTTATGTTTAAAACCTTGACAATGCTTCTGGTGATTCCGTTAACCATTTTTACCACTGATGTCAACCAGATGATTGTTAGCCTAGTTAAGGCGAGAATTCCTTATAAAATTGTTTTTATTTTTTCTTCGACTTTGCGCTTTTTCCCCTTACTTTTTGATGAAATTCAAGCCATTATTCAAGCCCAAAGATTAAGGGGATTGGCATTTGAAAAAATGGGTTTACTAAAACGTATCCGTGTCTATGCTACGGTAGCTGTCCCCCTGATTTTAAATGCTATGACCAAATCTCAAACCCTAGAAGTGGTATTACAATCCAAGGCTTTTTCGGGCAGTTCTCAAAGGACTTATCTTCACGAATCTATTCTCAGCAGAACTGATTATTTAATTATCGGTAGCTGTGTGGGCTTATTTGTCCTAGCTTTAATTGTTTATTTTTGGTTAGGAATCGGTCAGTTTGCTTGGCTGATTTATCCTCAACAAAATTTATAACAAAAACCCAGGAATAAATCCTTATAATGGCGGAAATCGTACTAACTTTTAAACTAGAAAGACTCCAAAATGATAAAAGTTACTGATAGGTGTATTGATTTTTAGAAAAAACCGGTTTGCCTGTAAATATAGCTTGTTCAATAATATCAGCCGCTTGGCGCACTCCTCCAGAGTCCTTAATGGCCTGTTGTAATCTGATAGCATTGTTTTTATAGGAATCTTCTGTTAACACCTGTTTGATAAACTGCTGTAGTTTCTGCACGCTAACTTGCGAAAGAGGTAAAACTTTTCCGGTTCCTGTCCAAGCGATTCTCGCCGCTACTGCGGGTTGATCGTTTGTAATGGGAATAGCTATCATAGGAACCCCATTGGTTAAAGATTCTAAAGTAGTATTCATCCCCGCGTGAGTGATAACCAGAGTAGCCTTTTTTAATAGTTCTAATTGCGGTGCATAACCAACGACAAGGGGGTTTCCCGGCAAATTGGCTAGAGAGTCGGGACTATGACCACCCCCTAAAGCTATCACCACTTGAACCTTTAAGGGGGCGCACGCTTCGGCAATCATCTGGAAAATCCACAGAAGACCATTTTGTATTGTTCCCATCGAAACATAAATAAGAGGTTCTCCCGTTAACTTCTCATAAGGAAAAGGTACAGGTTCTCGCTTACTTTTATGACTATATGGTCCTGTAAAATGAAAGCTTAATGGTAGTTCTTGGCGAGGAAATTCAAACTCGGCAGGCTGGTGACAAAGTTGAGCTAATGAGGAATAGCTTTCGTTAAAATTTGAGAATGTAGCTAAATTCCACTGTTTACGGTAGCTATTAATGGTTTCTCGCAGGGATTTTTCTAAATAATTAAGCAGTTCATAACCGACTTTGTTGCGTAGAAGCCCCTTCCATGAGGGATCATAATTCCAAGATGTTATAAAGGGAGGAACACCTATTTCTTGATTGGTCATCACTCCATTGCAAATAGTTACGAAAGGAATGCCTAAATAGTCAGCAACCGTTCCTCCTTCTGGGGCACATTGATCTACTAACATCGCCTCTATTCCTGCGGTTTGAGCGGCTTTAGGAGCATCCTCAAGGCACGTTCTAGCCGCCTTGACACCAATGGCAAAGCTATAGCGCAATGCTTTAATTCCATGTAAATTACTAAGTTTAGAAATTATTTTTTGCGTTGAGCCTTCAGGAAAATCCGTCTTGCCAGTCTCCTGAAATTCTAATCCCATAGCTAGAGCTTTTTGTTTAGCATATTCAACTCCCAATAAAGTAACGCGATGACCACGCTGTTTTAGTTCATAGCCTAAAGTCGTTATCGTGTTAAGATGACTGGGGGCAGCAGGACAAATAAGTCCAAAATGAGCCATAATAAGCAGTCTCAACTGTAATTTAATCTACTTATCATACCATTGATAGCTCAAATTTCCTCATAATCAGCCAAATTTATGATTTAACCTGAAACTGCTTGCCTAACACAAAAACTTATAACTTAATTTGATCTAATAACCTATCAGCAGATTGATGTATAGCTACGTAGTTACCCATTCTAAAGTTTTCGTCCTCAAACAGATTGTAGGGCTTGAATTTTACTCCTGTGGGGTAAAGTCTTCCAATGGAATAACCATAGGGCGCAAGAAGATGATAAACATCGCCTAACGTTATTCTCGGTGGAATATAAGTTAGACCATATTCAAATTGAATTAAAGTGATTTTTCCCGCTTGAAGCAGTTCATTAAATCCTTTTAAAACTGAGAGTTCATGCCCTTCTGTATCAATTTTCAGAAAATCAATCTGATTAATCTGGTTTTCTTGACAATATTGGTTTCCTGACTTGACTGAACAGATTACAGTTGTCGATTCCCAATCCCTGGGTAATGGTTGAATACTATTACAGGTATCTCCATAGAGATAACTGGTTACTTCAATCTCTCTATCCCGATCAGAGAGTCCAATATTAATTAAAGTAACTCCTGCCTCC is from Gloeothece verrucosa PCC 7822 and encodes:
- a CDS encoding DUF2231 domain-containing protein yields the protein MTQTPNIPPLIESDEREYRDTGVPSTVAIAGHPIHPLLVTFPIAFLCAVLATDLAYWLTQDLFWARASMWLIGAGVVTGIIAAITGLMDFLKINRVRQHSAGWIHLIGNVAALALSLINFGLRWGNQANAIVPTGIIVSLVVATTLGVTGWYGAELIYRHKVAVIGYGPNERP
- a CDS encoding ABC transporter ATP-binding protein, with the translated sequence MKAIATLEKVSYLYPSSRDAVLKDISLEIYPGEFLGLIGPTGAGKSTLCLALNGIVPQFYGGRFFGHITVAGKDTLDSPITELSRYVGMVFEDPEMQLTSTSVENEIAFALENLSVPRDEIISRIPRVLEAVRLEGYEQKNPQELSGGQKQRLAIACVLALQPSLLILDEPTSQLDPIGSNEVFATVKELNQELGISILMVSHAAEEMAQFADRMAFLSDGKLLALGTPDQIYSQVEQLTQHYLRPPQAAQTFYLITERQIPISQIPVTLPPSLALLVALSQKAQITPPPQFLTPPERTEPPLLCVKNLIHTYQDGTQALRGVSLDIHPGEYVLIVGQNGAGKSTLVKHFLNLLQPSHGKVYVNNRETSTLSVSDLARSIGYVAQNPDQQIFNTTVEKEVTFALRNLGYSRKMIEQRTSSSLKDMELWEVRHVHPLALPKGDRARIVIAAILAMNPEIVIFDEPTIGQDYRGACSILDVSRQLHQKGKTVIVITHHLYLMAEYAERVIVMGQGTILLDAPIRQAYHQTELLQSTYLTPPQAVLLAQKLAELTGQDYPLLTPQELANCFVPRQSS
- a CDS encoding energy-coupling factor transporter transmembrane component T family protein; this translates as MGIANFQTVKRDSIFTRIDFRSKLVIMVTVTLIAFIWESPITGGFLTLTVVIACLLAGVKLDYLGTLLKIMLPFYLFLLLSMGFFNITQVKLLTHKQELTTLLTVPAHWWILGGAKMSVEGLLYGVNVMFKTLTMLLVIPLTIFTTDVNQMIVSLVKARIPYKIVFIFSSTLRFFPLLFDEIQAIIQAQRLRGLAFEKMGLLKRIRVYATVAVPLILNAMTKSQTLEVVLQSKAFSGSSQRTYLHESILSRTDYLIIGSCVGLFVLALIVYFWLGIGQFAWLIYPQQNL
- a CDS encoding FkbM family methyltransferase, translated to MSELSKFIKNLVRQNYQSKIVQIGKEIAEDFLSGYWNEAYYNMPDNGEFYLIESAQKYFGSKNIIAFDVGANHGEWTRFLKNKFPNSSIYCFEILPETFSILEKNLGQEAGVTLINIGLSDRDREIEVTSYLYGDTCNSIQPLPRDWESTTVICSVKSGNQYCQENQINQIDFLKIDTEGHELSVLKGFNELLQAGKITLIQFEYGLTYIPPRITLGDVYHLLAPYGYSIGRLYPTGVKFKPYNLFEDENFRMGNYVAIHQSADRLLDQIKL
- a CDS encoding hemerythrin domain-containing protein; this encodes MAKVKNILDLIEEDHRKVEKLLQEIEKTKDPQKSQEIFKEIYKELNLHAQAEELVFYPAMQEYEETKQYIEEAEQEHISAEIILEQLTSISAEDSEFSTKIQDLKQQVKHHVEEEEKEIFAAVRQYIDEQELEQMGKKFQATKLRLAPNIEVAMA
- a CDS encoding DUF7507 domain-containing protein, which gives rise to MAGGDFSTIDFAAAAPYTYNLNTGGGAYNDRTVGNYKDITEQLQGGQFAFGNIVTYLVQIEVAKNAVDPVQFAEFDFGFLADSTGQSGAAQIDIVNVAVNYGNVENGDNGTDSNGGKGVYGLDSGIYDDYQGNTALDKNGILGSTAILVPGSEKIVDPKSGLEVAPYTKGSQLQGTVRISDLEAGEKIVVRIDVLLANLAASNPTGNLQGELLGGRVVDANGNFLDKINTGQQTIPFLKIGQIANVSSPALNVVKTADKSQVDWAGQVITYTYTVTNTGNVSLSGINLVDDNFTATDTSDDLVLSATQKSVNGDDVLDVGETWTYSYQYAVTQNDLDKGGQLVNIATASSTQAATKQDSETVEILQKPDLAVVQAADKSQVDWAGQVITYTYTVTNTGNISLSGINLVDDNFTATDTSDDLVLSATQKSVNGDDVLDVGETWTYSYQYAVTQHDLDKGGQLVNIATASSTQAATKQDSETVEILQKPDLAVVQAADKSQVDWAGQVITYTYTVTNTGNVSLSGINLVDDNFTTTDISDDLVLSATQKSVNGDDVLDVGETWTYSYQYAVTQNDLDKGGQLVNIATASSTQAATKQDSETVQIIQKPDLAVVKTADKSQVDWAGQVITYTYTVTNTGNISLSGINLVDDNFTATDTSDDLVLSATQKSVNGDDVLDVGETWTYTYQYAVTQNDLDKGGQLVNIATASSTQSAAKQDSETVEIIQKPSIEIDKITTDGLVKGDNVGITAGQAINWVYVVKNTGNVSLSNISVTDDKVQQELIKLVNNGDGDTILAPNETWIYKADGIAITGNYQNLGTVSGDYSGGQITDNDTSSYLGIQAPGVRTPGFWINWTQVWDGNAANDTEFAGRSNFPMSDILLQPYSASSNAPNVIDPVTGKSSVGILIGDYNRNGITDNGERTIFYSLDEAKTILAASNKVQEDKRYTLDRSLVASWLNYLAFNPAPIKDINDGIAWIQTHTADENQDAIGDGSLVVGASTYKLNASSPFWNVAAPLANLSSGQSINTALDNYNNFGLS
- a CDS encoding glycosyltransferase; the protein is MAHFGLICPAAPSHLNTITTLGYELKQRGHRVTLLGVEYAKQKALAMGLEFQETGKTDFPEGSTQKIISKLSNLHGIKALRYSFAIGVKAARTCLEDAPKAAQTAGIEAMLVDQCAPEGGTVADYLGIPFVTICNGVMTNQEIGVPPFITSWNYDPSWKGLLRNKVGYELLNYLEKSLRETINSYRKQWNLATFSNFNESYSSLAQLCHQPAEFEFPRQELPLSFHFTGPYSHKSKREPVPFPYEKLTGEPLIYVSMGTIQNGLLWIFQMIAEACAPLKVQVVIALGGGHSPDSLANLPGNPLVVGYAPQLELLKKATLVITHAGMNTTLESLTNGVPMIAIPITNDQPAVAARIAWTGTGKVLPLSQVSVQKLQQFIKQVLTEDSYKNNAIRLQQAIKDSGGVRQAADIIEQAIFTGKPVFSKNQYTYQ
- the frr gene encoding ribosome recycling factor, producing the protein MQKTIEATQRSFNTIRTGRANASLLDRVTVEYYGTETPLKSLANITTPDATTIAIQPYDRSSLGKIEKAIQMSDVGLTPNNDGQIIRLNIPPLTSDRRKELVKLAGKLAEEGKVAVRNIRRDAIDAIRKQEKSHEISEDEARNLQDDIQKITDEYNAKIDELLKAKEKDITTV